A region of Desulfolithobacter dissulfuricans DNA encodes the following proteins:
- a CDS encoding beta-barrel assembly-enhancing protease, which yields MPVRFFCTCLFLFLFLSAQLLQSPVVRGMTIGEEREIGEKLLYTVRSQFKLLDDPDISQYINGLGRDVLTVAGLQYFKYHFFVVASDEFNAFAAPSGLIFFFTGLIRTMDDENELVSVMAHEIGHVVSRHIARRLEKDAKVGAATTALAIASMALGIPGLSQGLMTGSLAAGQALSLHFSRQDEEEADRLAFTWMDKLRRDPRAMEQMLRTMRRITRYRSGQVPAYLLTHPDPEARLSYVQSLIETDENQKKHQYYRKIDNFDFLRFKYRILVQTEDPRQLRIMLQSVLTGPGSDQEKIMARYGLALLEARELNIQKGLDELEQVRRRYPDRTILKVDLGDMYLEGGQVDRALELLHQAVKRDPTDMYAAFVLARALAGKGEKNEARKLYLTVAREMPEYPRVYFELGRIESEAGREAESRFYLAKYYLYGGRMKLARQYLKNAARDEKLPVSMRREAEDILKRLKKLKDL from the coding sequence ATGCCTGTGCGCTTTTTCTGTACCTGTCTGTTTCTTTTCCTTTTTCTCTCTGCCCAGCTGCTGCAGTCCCCTGTTGTACGGGGGATGACCATTGGCGAGGAGCGGGAGATCGGCGAGAAGTTGCTCTACACGGTGCGCTCCCAGTTCAAGCTGCTGGATGACCCGGATATATCACAGTATATCAATGGGTTGGGCCGTGATGTGCTCACCGTGGCCGGTCTGCAGTACTTCAAGTACCATTTTTTCGTGGTGGCCAGTGACGAGTTCAACGCCTTTGCCGCTCCGTCCGGACTGATCTTTTTTTTCACCGGCCTCATCAGGACCATGGATGATGAAAACGAGCTGGTCAGTGTCATGGCCCATGAAATCGGCCATGTGGTCAGCCGCCATATCGCCCGTCGGCTGGAAAAGGACGCCAAGGTGGGCGCGGCGACCACGGCCCTGGCCATCGCCAGTATGGCCCTTGGCATCCCCGGGCTCTCCCAGGGGCTGATGACCGGTTCCCTGGCTGCGGGACAGGCTTTAAGCCTGCATTTCAGCCGCCAGGATGAGGAGGAGGCCGACCGGCTGGCATTCACCTGGATGGACAAGCTCCGCCGCGATCCCCGGGCCATGGAGCAGATGCTGCGAACCATGCGACGGATAACCCGCTACCGCTCCGGGCAGGTACCGGCCTACCTTCTGACCCATCCGGATCCCGAGGCCAGGCTTAGCTATGTACAGTCGCTCATCGAAACGGATGAAAACCAGAAAAAACATCAGTACTACAGGAAAATCGATAATTTCGACTTTCTGCGCTTCAAGTACCGAATTCTGGTCCAGACCGAGGACCCACGCCAGCTGCGGATCATGCTGCAGTCGGTGCTGACCGGTCCCGGCAGTGATCAGGAGAAGATTATGGCCCGCTATGGCCTGGCCCTGCTCGAGGCCCGTGAACTCAACATACAAAAGGGACTCGACGAGCTCGAACAGGTGCGGCGCCGCTATCCGGACCGCACCATTCTCAAGGTGGACCTGGGGGACATGTACCTGGAGGGTGGCCAGGTGGACCGGGCCCTGGAGCTGCTCCATCAGGCGGTCAAGCGCGATCCCACCGACATGTACGCCGCCTTTGTCCTGGCCCGGGCACTGGCCGGCAAGGGGGAGAAAAACGAGGCCAGAAAACTTTACCTGACCGTGGCCCGGGAGATGCCGGAATATCCCAGGGTGTATTTCGAGCTGGGACGGATTGAGTCCGAGGCCGGCAGGGAAGCGGAGAGCCGTTTTTACCTGGCCAAGTACTATCTCTACGGGGGGCGGATGAAGCTGGCCAGGCAGTATCTGAAAAACGCGGCCCGTGATGAAAAGCTCCCGGTCTCCATGCGCCGGGAGGCAGAGGATATCCTCAAACGTCTTAAAAAGCTGAAAGACCTGTAA
- a CDS encoding FKBP-type peptidyl-prolyl cis-trans isomerase, which yields MAEAKTGDNVKVHYTGTLEDGTVFDSSQGHDPLEFTLGSGQVIPGFEEAVLGMDQGESKKVTIPADKAYGQRNEEMVITVPREQVPEDINPEVGQQLQMGGPDGQVVVVEVVEVTEEHIILDANPPLAGKDLTFDIELVAIG from the coding sequence ATGGCTGAAGCGAAAACAGGAGACAACGTCAAGGTTCACTACACCGGTACCCTGGAAGACGGGACCGTATTCGATTCCTCCCAGGGACATGATCCGCTGGAGTTCACCCTTGGCAGCGGTCAGGTGATCCCGGGCTTTGAAGAAGCCGTGCTCGGCATGGACCAGGGAGAATCAAAAAAGGTGACCATCCCGGCGGACAAGGCCTATGGCCAGCGTAACGAGGAGATGGTGATCACCGTGCCCCGGGAACAGGTACCCGAGGACATCAACCCGGAGGTTGGTCAGCAGCTGCAGATGGGCGGTCCTGACGGACAGGTTGTGGTGGTCGAGGTGGTCGAGGTGACCGAGGAGCACATCATTCTCGATGCCAATCCGCCCCTGGCCGGCAAGGATCTGACCTTTGATATCGAGCTGGTTGCCATCGGCTGA
- the hypE gene encoding hydrogenase expression/formation protein HypE, translating into MNTQIVLDHGSGGLASQELIGSLFLRYLTNPHLHQLEDAAVLDGQAGRLAFSTDSYVVDPIFFPGGNIGELAVNGTINDLAMRGAKPLCLSLGLIIEEGLAMDTLEEIVRSIARACDYAGVPVVTGDTKVVPRGKADKIFINTSGIGVIRDGVEVSATQAVKDDVIILSGTLADHGITILTSREGLQVDGNLQSDTRPLHFLVQNILDQAAHAVHTMRDPTRGGLGTTLSEIAKTTGLCMEIEEKAIPVQGEVRAACELMGLDPLYLANEGKCVVFAAPEKAELILETMRATPEGRESAIIGRVTDVHPGRVVLTTISGGARLVEPLTGEPLPRIC; encoded by the coding sequence ATGAATACACAGATCGTACTTGACCACGGAAGCGGCGGGCTTGCCAGCCAGGAGCTCATCGGCAGCCTGTTTCTCAGATACCTGACGAATCCCCATCTTCACCAGCTTGAGGATGCCGCGGTCCTGGATGGCCAGGCCGGCCGGCTGGCCTTCTCCACCGACAGCTACGTGGTGGATCCCATCTTCTTTCCGGGCGGCAATATCGGCGAACTTGCCGTCAACGGCACCATCAACGACCTGGCCATGCGCGGGGCAAAGCCCCTGTGCCTCAGTCTGGGCCTGATCATTGAAGAAGGGCTGGCCATGGACACCCTGGAGGAGATCGTCAGGAGTATCGCCAGGGCCTGCGATTATGCCGGTGTGCCGGTGGTGACAGGCGACACCAAGGTGGTACCCCGGGGCAAGGCGGACAAAATCTTCATCAACACCTCCGGGATCGGCGTTATCAGGGACGGCGTCGAGGTATCAGCCACCCAGGCGGTCAAGGACGATGTCATCATTCTCTCCGGTACCCTGGCCGACCACGGCATCACCATCCTCACCAGCCGCGAGGGATTACAGGTGGACGGCAATCTGCAAAGCGATACCCGGCCCCTGCATTTTCTGGTTCAAAATATCCTGGACCAGGCAGCCCACGCCGTACACACCATGCGGGACCCCACCCGGGGCGGCCTGGGGACAACGCTCAGTGAAATTGCCAAGACAACCGGTCTGTGTATGGAAATAGAGGAAAAGGCCATCCCCGTGCAGGGGGAGGTACGGGCGGCCTGCGAGCTCATGGGGCTTGACCCGCTCTATCTGGCCAATGAAGGGAAGTGCGTGGTATTTGCCGCCCCGGAAAAGGCGGAACTGATCCTTGAAACCATGCGCGCCACGCCCGAGGGGAGGGAGAGCGCCATCATCGGCCGGGTGACCGATGTCCATCCCGGCCGGGTGGTTCTGACCACCATTTCCGGCGGGGCCCGGCTGGTGGAACCGCTCACCGGCGAACCACTGCCGAGAATCTGCTGA